In the Bdellovibrionota bacterium genome, GGCGTTTGCTCTCTTCCGCAACGACGTGTTGGTCCGTCAATCCCAGGTGGAAACCGATATCCGTCGAACGACGAACGACTATCGAAATCTCATCAACGAATTTCTTCGCCCCGTTGGTATTTCGCTCAAAGCCACCGAACAGATCACGGCAGCTTCCGTCGTCCCCGCCATCACGGAACAATTGAAGCCTCTGGCGAAAGATGTGGATGTCCATTTTGTATCGCACGAAAGTCCCATTTCGTTTGAAATCGCCCTTGCCGATCCACGCTCTCTAGGCGCGGATCGAATCGCCAACATGGAGGGGGCCGTCCGCAAATACGGCGCGCCGGTGATCGTCGTGGACGTCGGGACGGCCATTTCTGTCAGCGTCCTCAATCGTCGAAAACAATTCTTGGGCGGGGCGCTGGCTCCCGGCGTGGGAATCTCCCTCGATGCTCTTTTCTCCTCCACGGCTCTGATCCGGCGTGGGGCTTTGGACCGGCCGAAGCGCGCTATTGGTTCGACCACACTGGAAGCGATTGGCAGCGGCATCCATTTCGGTTACGCCGCAATGGTCGACGGCCTGGTCAGCAAAATGAAAGAGGATCTCGGAGAAAAAGAGGTCGCCGTCGTCGGCAAAGGGGGAACGATCGATATGCTCGCTCCGTATATCGACCCCCATTTTCAACTCTACCCGACGCTCACGCTGGAAGGGCTTCGTTTTATCTACGAGAATTTGAGGTCTCAACATGGCTAAAATTTTGCTGGGCGTTTGCGGGGGAATCTCCGCCTACAAGAGCTGCGAATTGGTTCGGGAGTTTCAACGGAGAGACGCCGAAGTACGCGTCATCATGACTGCTGCGGCCCAACAGTTTGTGACCAAGCTGACGTTCGAATCCCTTACGCGTGCCCCCGTCTATACGGATCTCTTCGGCGACGGGGCGTTCGGCACGGCGCACATCGAAATCGTGCGATGGGCCGACCTTCTCGTCGTGGCACCCGCCACCGCGAACAGTTTGGCTCATTTCGCCCACGGGGACGCTCCGGATTTCCTTTCCACCGCCTACCTTGCGTTTCGCGGGCCTGTGGTTTTGGCCCCCGCAATGAATACCGCGATGTGGAATCATTCGGCCGTCCGCGAGAATCTCGAATCGCTCGGACGGCGGGATTGCAACATCGTGTGGCCGATCGAAGGGGAACTCGCCTGCGGCGAGATCGGCCAGGGGAAAATGGCGGAACCGATCACGATCGCCGATTCCGTCATGAAACTTCTTCGTAAACGGGAATCCATGAAAGGCGTCCGGGTCATCGTCACCGCCGGACCGACGCGGGAATATTTGGACCCCGTTCGCTTTCTCTCCTCGCCCTCCTCCGGGAAAATGGGCCTGGCCGTCGCGCGGGAAGCCGCAACACGAGGCGCCGACGTCACGGTCGTTCACGGTCCGCTTTCCGCTCGCCCGGACTTTTCGGCGACGTTCGTCCCGGTGACCTCGGCCGAAGAAATGAAAGCAAGAGTCGAGGCGGCCCTTCCGGCAGACGTATTCATCGGGACCGCGGCTGTAGCCGATTATCGCCCCAAGAAAGCGGCCTCCTCAAAAATAAAAAGATCCTCCAAGTTTTTGAGTGTTACGCTCGTCCCGACGCCGGACATCTTATCCTTGGCGGTGGCCCGACGACGCCCCGGAGATCTCGTCGTCGGCTTCGCTGCGGAAACCGAACGGGTCGTCGAGCACGCTCGAGAAAAATTGCGATCCAAAAATGTCGATCTGATTGTCGCCAACGAGGTCGAAGGCGAGGCCAAGGGATTTCTTCAAGACCGGACATCCGTTGCATTCGTGAATTCCGAGCAATCCGAGACCTGGCAGAATGTCACCAAAGACGCTGTGGCTCGCGCGCTTTGGGATCGTATTGAAAAGATGCGAACGAAAAAGGAGACTTCACATGCGGGTCGTCGAGAGCATTCACGATCTAAAAGC is a window encoding:
- a CDS encoding type III pantothenate kinase; its protein translation is MIAVDVGNTKTAFALFRNDVLVRQSQVETDIRRTTNDYRNLINEFLRPVGISLKATEQITAASVVPAITEQLKPLAKDVDVHFVSHESPISFEIALADPRSLGADRIANMEGAVRKYGAPVIVVDVGTAISVSVLNRRKQFLGGALAPGVGISLDALFSSTALIRRGALDRPKRAIGSTTLEAIGSGIHFGYAAMVDGLVSKMKEDLGEKEVAVVGKGGTIDMLAPYIDPHFQLYPTLTLEGLRFIYENLRSQHG
- the coaBC gene encoding bifunctional phosphopantothenoylcysteine decarboxylase/phosphopantothenate--cysteine ligase CoaBC; this translates as MAKILLGVCGGISAYKSCELVREFQRRDAEVRVIMTAAAQQFVTKLTFESLTRAPVYTDLFGDGAFGTAHIEIVRWADLLVVAPATANSLAHFAHGDAPDFLSTAYLAFRGPVVLAPAMNTAMWNHSAVRENLESLGRRDCNIVWPIEGELACGEIGQGKMAEPITIADSVMKLLRKRESMKGVRVIVTAGPTREYLDPVRFLSSPSSGKMGLAVAREAATRGADVTVVHGPLSARPDFSATFVPVTSAEEMKARVEAALPADVFIGTAAVADYRPKKAASSKIKRSSKFLSVTLVPTPDILSLAVARRRPGDLVVGFAAETERVVEHAREKLRSKNVDLIVANEVEGEAKGFLQDRTSVAFVNSEQSETWQNVTKDAVARALWDRIEKMRTKKETSHAGRREHSRSKSRASRIETARA